Proteins co-encoded in one Thermomicrobiales bacterium genomic window:
- the zwf gene encoding glucose-6-phosphate dehydrogenase, which translates to MSNVSTVVSQLAKPQVNPLREGLLIERVPAPCIMVIFGASGDLTRRKLIPALYNLALERFLPVGFTVVGFARHEDDDESFRKKMREAVDEFSRRTPVDEAVWESFSQGLFYVTGDFTQSDAYGPLASRLTEIDGQRGTLGNRMFYLATPPDFYDGIIEMIGQHDLNQGSATSWRRIIVEKPFGHDLDSAEHLNQVVNHVFNERDVYRIDHYLGKETVQNIIAFRFSNGVFEPIWNRQYVDHVQITVAESIGIEGRGGYYDETGALRDMVQNHLMQLLTLVAMEPPVALTADPVRDEKVKVLHAVRPINPDLVRRFTVRGQYTAGYTDGEAVPGYRDEQKVASDSQTETYVALKLFIDNWRWAGVPFYLRTGKRMPRRVSEIAIQFKRAPHLLFSANVADELEPNVLALGIQPNEGIALTFGVKVPGPMMNLRSVHMGFDYGAAFNVQSPDAYERLLLDAMLGDGTLFTRRDEVAAAWNVVTQIRDGWDKMGATEIATYEAGTWGPDEAEKFLTMEGRKWRQP; encoded by the coding sequence ATGTCCAACGTCAGCACTGTCGTCTCCCAACTAGCCAAGCCGCAGGTCAACCCGCTCCGCGAGGGCCTGCTGATTGAACGCGTGCCGGCCCCATGCATCATGGTTATCTTCGGCGCATCCGGAGACCTTACCCGGCGCAAGCTGATTCCGGCGCTCTACAATCTCGCCCTGGAGCGGTTCTTGCCGGTGGGCTTCACCGTCGTCGGCTTTGCCCGCCACGAAGACGATGATGAGTCGTTTCGCAAGAAGATGCGCGAGGCAGTCGATGAGTTCTCGCGCCGCACACCGGTCGATGAAGCGGTCTGGGAATCATTCAGCCAGGGGCTGTTCTATGTCACCGGCGACTTCACCCAGTCGGACGCCTACGGCCCGTTAGCGAGCCGGCTGACCGAGATCGATGGCCAGCGCGGCACGCTTGGCAACCGTATGTTCTACCTCGCGACGCCGCCGGACTTTTACGACGGCATCATCGAGATGATCGGCCAGCATGACCTCAACCAGGGGTCGGCCACCTCGTGGCGGCGCATCATCGTCGAGAAGCCGTTTGGGCATGATCTTGATTCCGCCGAGCACCTTAACCAGGTCGTCAACCACGTCTTCAACGAACGCGATGTCTACCGCATCGACCACTACCTCGGCAAAGAAACGGTGCAGAACATCATCGCGTTCCGCTTCTCGAACGGTGTGTTCGAGCCGATCTGGAACCGCCAGTACGTTGACCACGTCCAGATCACGGTCGCCGAATCGATCGGCATCGAGGGACGCGGCGGCTACTACGACGAAACCGGCGCGCTCCGCGATATGGTTCAGAACCATCTGATGCAGCTTCTGACGCTCGTCGCGATGGAGCCGCCTGTCGCGCTGACCGCCGACCCGGTTCGCGACGAAAAGGTCAAGGTGCTGCACGCCGTCCGGCCGATCAACCCCGACCTCGTTCGTCGCTTCACCGTCCGTGGCCAGTACACCGCGGGATACACCGACGGTGAGGCTGTTCCCGGATATCGAGACGAGCAGAAGGTCGCGTCGGATTCCCAGACGGAAACGTACGTCGCGCTGAAGCTGTTCATCGACAACTGGCGGTGGGCTGGCGTTCCGTTCTACCTGCGCACTGGCAAGCGCATGCCTCGCCGCGTGAGCGAGATCGCCATCCAGTTCAAGCGCGCTCCGCATCTGCTCTTCAGCGCCAACGTCGCCGACGAGCTGGAGCCGAATGTCCTGGCCCTCGGGATTCAGCCAAACGAGGGGATCGCGCTGACCTTCGGCGTCAAGGTTCCCGGTCCGATGATGAATCTGCGATCGGTCCATATGGGCTTCGACTACGGGGCCGCGTTCAACGTCCAGTCGCCCGACGCCTACGAGCGTCTGCTGCTGGACGCAATGCTCGGCGATGGCACGCTCTTCACTCGACGTGACGAGGTTGCGGCAGCCTGGAATGTCGTGACGCAGATCCGCGATGGCTGGGACAAGATGGGCGCAACCGAAATCGCCACCTACGAGGCCGGGACGTGGGGGCCGGACGAGGCAGAGAAGTTCCTCACGATGGAGGGTCGCAAGTGGCGGCAACCGTAA
- the gnd gene encoding decarboxylating 6-phosphogluconate dehydrogenase translates to MDIAIIGLGRMGGNMTRRLIQDGHRVVVHNRSREPIDELATEGADPAYSLEEIIGKLAAPRAIWLMVPAGQPVDDYIDQLIPLMSPGDVLIDGGNSRFTDSIARHDRVTAHGIHYMDAGTSGGIWGLQVGYCLMVGGSPEGFAIIEPAIKSLAPKDGYLHVGPSGSGHYVKMIHNGIEYAMLQAYAEGFEILERSRYDLDLRAIADLWNHGSVIRSWLLELAERAFAEDAHLESIRGYVQDSGEGRWTVFESIDLDVAAPTIYLALATRFASRQEDLFSNKVIAALRHQFGGHAVVEESGPTPQ, encoded by the coding sequence ATGGATATCGCCATCATCGGGCTTGGCCGCATGGGCGGGAACATGACGCGACGCCTGATTCAGGACGGTCATCGTGTTGTCGTCCACAATCGCAGTCGCGAACCGATCGACGAGCTCGCCACCGAAGGCGCAGATCCTGCCTATTCCCTTGAGGAGATCATCGGGAAGCTTGCCGCCCCTCGCGCGATCTGGCTGATGGTCCCGGCCGGCCAACCTGTCGACGACTATATCGACCAGCTCATCCCCCTGATGAGTCCGGGCGATGTCCTGATCGATGGTGGCAACTCCCGATTCACCGACTCGATCGCGCGTCACGACCGCGTCACCGCCCATGGCATCCACTACATGGACGCCGGCACCAGCGGCGGCATCTGGGGCTTGCAGGTCGGCTACTGCCTGATGGTCGGTGGCTCGCCCGAAGGGTTCGCTATCATCGAGCCCGCCATCAAGTCGCTTGCCCCGAAGGACGGCTACCTTCACGTCGGCCCGAGTGGATCAGGCCATTATGTCAAGATGATTCACAACGGCATCGAGTACGCGATGTTGCAGGCCTATGCCGAGGGCTTCGAAATACTTGAGCGTTCGCGATACGACCTTGACCTGCGCGCGATTGCGGATCTCTGGAACCATGGCTCGGTTATTCGCTCCTGGCTTCTCGAGCTCGCCGAGCGTGCGTTTGCCGAGGATGCTCATCTGGAGTCGATTCGCGGGTATGTGCAGGATTCCGGAGAGGGGCGCTGGACGGTCTTCGAGTCGATCGACCTCGACGTCGCTGCGCCGACGATCTACCTTGCGTTGGCGACACGCTTCGCCTCACGCCAGGAGGACCTCTTCTCGAACAAGGTCATCGCCGCGCTCCGTCACCAGTTCGGTGGTCATGCTGTCGTCGAGGAGAGCGGGCCAACACCCCAATAG